In Prunus dulcis chromosome 2, ALMONDv2, whole genome shotgun sequence, a single genomic region encodes these proteins:
- the LOC117619300 gene encoding uncharacterized protein LOC117619300 has product MRRSLSLPYTEQEIQRWREERRRHYPSKSNIEKKLSEKLINSEVIEREAKMRREQLKEILTKQAELGVEVAEIPSYYLEDSNQGHRREDNKYFTKKGRLPNNFGKREKYDKKDRFAKRQKSHHKDSSNDPSFSKREPTLLQKLLSADIKRDRSRLLQVFRFMVTNSFFKDCPEKPLKFPTVAVKESGCNEDMAEELSSFAAKDASKGSDNSMVEIVHNNDYEYHNDVCNYDDGGGEDDEEGGTERAEEEEGEIIN; this is encoded by the exons ATGAGAAGATCTCTTTCTTTGCCCTATACTGAACAAGAGATTCAGCGGTGGCGTGAAGAACGCAGAAGGCACTACCCATCAAAATCCAACATAGAGAAG AAGCTGAGTGAAAAGCTGATAAACTCAGAGGTCATTGAGAGAGAGGCCAAAATGCGACGAGAG CAACTGAAGGAGATTCTTACAAAGCAGGCTGAGTTGGGAGTTGAAGTTGCCGAAATACCATCATACTACCTTGAAGATTCAAATCAAGGGCATAGAAGAGAAGACAATAAGTATTTCACTAAGAAGGGGAGATTACCAAACAATTTTggtaagagagaaaaatatgataaaaagGATCGGTTTGCCAAGAGGCAAAAATCTCATCACAAGGATTCATCTAATGACCCTTCTTTCAGCAAAAGGGAGCCAACCTTACTGCAGAAACTTCTTAGTGCAGATATAAAGAGAGATAGAAGCCGTCTGCTGCAGGTGTTTAGGTTCATGGTGACAAACTCTTTCTTCAAAGATTGTCCTGAAAAACCTTTGAAATTTCCTACGGTAGCAGTTAAAGAAAGTGGGTGCAATGAAGACATGGCTGAAGAACTGTCTTCATTTGCAGCGAAAGATGCTTCTAAAGGCAGTGACAATTCCATGGTTGAAATAGTTCATAACAATGATTATGAATATCATAATGATGTTTGTAATTatgatgatggtggtggtgaagatgatgaagaagggGGAACTGAGAGagctgaggaagaagagggagagatCATAAACTAG